CCCCGGCCGGCCCGATTTGATCGTCAGGAGCTGGCGTCGTCGGAGACGGCGCGGGTGGTGTCGTCGTCGTGCGTGCCGAACTTCTCGAACCAGGTGCGCAGGAAGAGCTGCGTGCGCAGGAAGTTCGACGGCGTGCTGCTCGTCCCGTGCCACTCGTTGCGGAAGCGGATCATCGCCGTCGGCACCCGCTCCATCTTGAGCGCCTGGTAGTACTCCTCCGTCTGCGGCATCGGCGTCCGCAGGTCCATCTCCCCCGTCATGAGCATGGTCGGCGTCGTCACGTTGCCCACGTACATGAGCGGCGAGCGGCGCAGGTGCTCGGAGGGATCGTCCCACGGGAAGTGCTCGAAGTTGCGGTACCAGCCGGGGCCGTCCGTCGTCCCCACGAAGGAGAGCCAGTTCGTGACCGGGCAGTTCGCCGAGGCGGCCCGGAAGCGGTCGGTGTGGCCGACGACCCATGAGGTGAGCACGCCGCCGCCGGAGCAGCCGTACACGAACATGTTGTCCTCGTCGACGTAGCCGCGCTCGATGACCTCGTCCACGCCCGCCATCAGGTCATCGAAATCCTGCGACGGATAGGCGTTCTTGATCGCGTTCCCGAAGTCCGTCCCGTACCCGGAGCTGCCGCGCGGGTTGGTGTAGACGACGACGTAGCCGTTCGCGGCGTGCTCCTGCCAGCCGAAGTTGAACCCGGTGTTGTACATCCCGTGCGGTCCGCCGTGGATCGACAGGATGAGCGGATACTTCTTCGACGGATCGAAGTCGGGCGGCTTCACGATCCAGCCCTGGATGTCCCAGTCGCCCACCGACTTGTACCAGATCTCCTCGACCTCGCCGAGCGTGACGCCCGCCAACACGTCGTCGTTCACGTTCGTGAGCTGCATGACGTTGCCGCCGTCGTCGAGATCGAAGGAGACGACGTCGCCGGGACCGTGCGGCTCGGTCAGCGTGCCCATCGCCTTCCCGTCGTCCGTGAAGGAGCTGAGGCTGAGGAGGTGGTTGCCGCTCGTCACCTGCGTCACGCCGCCATCCACGGAGGCGAAGTGCAGGTTGCGCGTGCCCTCGCGGTTCACGTTGAAGTAGACGCCGCTCCCGTCGGGCGCCCACATGAGCTGCGGGCTCCCCCGCATGCCGCGGTCGAAGTCGCCCGAAATCTGACGCACGCCGGAGCCGTCCGGGTTCATCACGTAGAGGTGGGAGTTCCGGTAGGTGTCGTCGTTCCAGTCCTGTCCGGAATAGGCGACGAGGCTGCCGTCGGGCGAGGGATAGGCGCCCCCGTCCGGCCCGTGCCGCGTCGTGAGCTGCCGGATCGCGCCCGAGGCGACGTTCACCGCGTAGATCTCGGACTCGCGCCAGTTGTACTCGGAGTCCTCCTCCCGCAGCGACGAGAAGTAGATCTCGGTCCCGTCCGCGCTCCACTGGGGGTTGCCGTGGTTCCACATGCCGTCGGTGAGCTGCCGCGGCGTGCCGCCATCGGCCGGGACGACGAAGACGTGGGAGTGGCCCTGGTCGACGTATCCGCGGCGGTCCTGACGGTAGTCCATGCGGGTGACGATCTTCGGGCCTTCCGTCCACTTCGCGCCGTCCGGGCGGCTCGGCAGGTCGATCGGCCAGCTCTCCTCGTCCTCGACCAGCATCGTGAACGCGATGTGCGTGCCGTCCGGCGACCAGCGCAGGCTGCCGGGCGAGTGCTCCAGCCGCGTGATCTGGGTCGTCGCGCCCTCCGCGTCCATCCAGCGCACGAAGATCTGCGAGCCCTCCGGCTCACCCGACGCCGTGAAGGCGATGCGCGTGCCGTCCGGGGACCAGATCGCGCCGGACCCGTCGATCAGCTCCCGCTTGCGGGTGCCGTCGGCGTTCATGATGTAGAGCGTGGACTCCCAGCGGTCGTTGATCTGGTCGATCCAGCCGCGCGTGTAGACGACGTGGCGGCCGTCCGGGGAGATCTGGGGATTGGATACCCGTTCCCAGTCCATGTACATGTCGAGGGAGAGGGTTTTCATCCCGTCGCCGTTCTGGGCCGAAACCGGCGCGGAGTCGGCCAGGCCGAAGAACGAGAGGAGAACGAGACTCGCAAGAGCGATGCGGGCGGCGCGATACATGATGACCTCCTGCCGAAAGCGGGATATGTGCAGATCTGCAACGTACACGGGGGAATGTGGGGAAGGAAACCATCGGGGCGGCGCGGACGCCGGCGTGCGTGCCGGCGTGGTGCCGGCGCGGGCGCTGGCGTCTCCGCCCGGTGGGAACGCAGCTTGCATGCGATGGTCGTCTGCATGTGTCATCGATGACAGGACGGAATTTCGGGAGAGGGATCTCATGAATCGGCGAATTCTTTTGGTGGCAGCGGGGCTGGCGCTGGCGGGTCCGGCGGTCGTGGGCGCGCAGCAGTTCGGCGGTGCGCTGGCCTTGAGCGGCGACCAGGTGCTGGTGGGCGAGGCGGGCAACGGCACGATGTCCGGCATCGTGTGGATCTACGGCCGCACGGCCTCGGGCTGGGCGGAGACGGGGCGGGTCACGGTCTCCGACGAAGTGCGCGTCCCGGATGGGTTCGGCCGCGCGATCGCCACGCGGGGGAACTGGCTGTGGGCGGGCGCGCCGCTCGAAGCGGACGGGGCCGGCGCGGTGTACGTGTTCCTCGCGGACGGAGCGGGGGGCTGGGAGCAGGTCGACCGGCTCGATGCGCCGGAGGGCGCGGCGGCCTTCGGGAGCGCGATCGCCCTGGCCGAGGGCGTCGCGATCGTGTCCTCCCCCGGAGCGGACGACGGACGAGGGGCGGTGTTCTCGTATACGCTCGACTCTGACGGGACCGCATCCGCGGGCATGGCGCTGCGGCGGAGGGAGAACGTGGCGACCGAGGGATTCGGCGCAGCGCTGGCCTTCGACGGCGAGACGCTGCTGGTCGGCACGCGGGACGCGGGTGACGCGCCGCCGGTCGTGTTCGCGTTCGAGCGCGACGGTGCGGGGGCGTGGATGGCCGAGGGCACGCTCGAGGCCGCGTCGCTGCCGGAGCGCAGCGGCTACGGCGCCTCGCTCGCCGTTCGGGACGGCTTCGCCCTCGTGGGCGCTCCGAGGCTCAGGGAGAGCGGCGGGGCGGTGTTCGCCTTCTCTCGCGGGGCGGACGGCTGGGCGATGGAAGCCCGCCTCGGCCCGCTCCTGCCCGAACCCAACGCGCAGTTCGGGTCCTCCCTCGGCTTCGACGGCAACGACATCCTCATCGGGGCTTCGGGCAGCGGCATGGGCGCCGGCACCCTGTATGCCTACCGGCGCGATGCGGCCGGGGAGTGGAGCGACGCGTCCATCCTCCTTCGGTCTCCTCTGGGCGACCGCTCCGGTTTCTCCGGCGCGGCCCACGTCTCCGGCGACCACCTCGTCGTCGGCGCGACCGGCATGGATTCCGGGGCGGGCGCCGCCGTCGTCTACGAGCGCTCGGCCGCCGGCACCTGGGAGGAGGGCGGCACGCTCGTCAACGACTACCGCGGCTTCCCCGCGATCGCCGGCGAGGAGATCGAGTGCAGCGAGGGGCACGCGGATGTGTTCGAGTGCCGGGACGTGAACATCACCGCCTTCATGCCGATCAAGGATCTCGGCGGCACCCGGGCCACGCGCGTCAACGACATCTGGGGCTGGACCGACCCGGAGACGGGGCGCGAGATCGCGATCGTCGGCCGTACGGACGGCACGTCGTTCGTCGACGTCAGCGACCCGTACCACCCGCGCTTCCTCGGCGACCTGCCCGCCACCGAGGGGTCGCGGCACATGATCTGGCGCGACATCAAGGTGTACCGCGACCACGCCTACATCGTCGCGGACGCGGCGCTCGAGCACGGCGTGCAGGTGTTCGACCTCCGGCAGCTGCGCGACGTGGGGGCGGAACCCGTGACCTTCGGGGAGACGTTCCTCTATGACGGGATTCACTCGGCCCACAACATCGTCATCAACGAGGAGACCGGCTTCGCCTATGCCGTCGGGAACAGCGGCGGAGGCGAAACCTGCGGCGGCGGCCTCCACATGATCGATCTCTCGGAGCCGGCCCAGCCCGTCTTCGCCGGCTGCTTCGCGCAGGAGGGGACGGGACGCCGGGGCACGGGTTACGTGCACGATGCGCAGTGCGTCATCTACCGCGGCCCCGACACCGAACACGCGGGCAAGGAGATCTGCCTGGGTTCGAACGAGACGGCGTTCAACATCGCGGACGTGAGCGACAAGGACGCGCCGGTCGGTCTCGCCACGATCGACTATCCGAACGTCGCGTACGCGCACCAGGGCTGGCTCACCGACGACCACCGCTACTTCTACATGAACGACGAGGGGGATGAGCCGCAGGGTCTTGTGGAGGGGACGCGCACGCTGGTGTGGGATGTGACGGACCTCGACGATCCGATTCTCGTCACCGAGTACATCGCGGAGACGACGGCCACCGATCACAACCTCTACGTTGTCGGCGACCTCATGTACCAGTCGAACTACTCCGCCGGCTTCCGCGTCCTCGACATTTCGGACCCGGAGAACCCGGTCGAGATCGGCTTCTTCGACACCTCGCCCTACCAGGGGGGCGCGTCGTGGAGCAACTACCCCTACTTCGAGAGCGGGACGATCGCGGTGACGGGGACGGGTGACGGGCTCTTCCTGCTCAAGAACATGGCGAGACCCCGCCTCGTGCCGTGAACCAGGCGGCTGGAACCGGCGACCGGAGCCCCCGGACCGACGACCCGGGTCCGGAGGGCCCCGTCGTCCTCTTCGACGGCGTCTGCAACCTGTGTGCGGGCGCCGTCCGCTTCATCATCCCGCGGGACAGGCGGGGCCGCTTCCGTTTTGCCGCGCTCCAGTCCCATGCCGCCCGGAGGATTCTCGCAAGCGCCGGCGCGCCGCGACCGAAAGCGGGAGAACCGCCCGCATCCCTGATGCTCGTCGCGAACGGACGCACCCACGTGCGGAGCGGAGCCGCGCTTCGCATCGCGGCGGGACTCGACGGTGGATGGCCGCTGCTCGCGGTCTTCCTGGTCATCCCCGCCCCGCTGCGCGATCTCGCCTACCGGTTCGTGGCCCGGAACCGCTACCGCTGGTTCGGGAAGGAGACGGCCTGCGAACTGCCCCGGAACGAGGAGAGCCGGCGATTCGTCGATGCTGAGGAGTAGGTCGTCAAACCGTTTACGACCTCAAACCGCTCCTGCAGTCCTACAGGGAACCCCGTGGGGCCACCCACTCGGTAACCTGTCCCGTGACGGCCGCGATCGTGTCAAAATCCGCAGCGTAGTGGAGAACGGTCAGGTTCGAGGCCTCAGCAACGGCGGCAATAATCAGGTCAGCGATCGGCACCCGGTGCTGCGCCCGGCCGGCGAGCAGTCCCTGCACTGTGATGGCCCGTTGGAAGATCGCTTCCGTGAGTGGCACGTGACGGTACGCCAGGGTACGCCGGGCCCGCGCTCGCCCGTGCTCCTCGCCATTGCGAGTGGAATAGAGAACTTCAAGGTCGATGATGGCGCAGGTCGTCGCCTGGCCCGCCTCGATGACCGGCGTGAGTCGTGCGTGGACCCGGGGATGGGCCATGCGGGCCAGCGCGCTCTTGTCGATGAGATAAGGCACTCGCGTTCGACCCGGCCTGGTTCAGGAACGCCAGGCGCCGGCCATGACCTTCTCGTTCGACAGTTCGAGCCCGTCCATCGTCGTCAGGGCCTCGATCTCCTCGCGTCGCGCCTCCCGCCGCAGGACTTCACGCAAGGCGGAGTCGATCGTCTCCTTGATGGAAGACGTCCCAAGGAGGATCCGCACTTGCTCGATGAGCCCGTCGTCGATTTCGACGCTGGTTTTTCTCACTCGGTCACTCGCTGGTCACCGCGGGAAGATATACAACCCACGACGATTGATATGTCCATCCCAAGAACGTCAAGATATCATGCGGTCTCGCGTCGTCCCTCAGGGGGTGTCGTCGGCCGGTCCTCTACGGGGCGCCGCGCTCGTGGACGACGCGGCCACCGACGATCGTGTACAGCGCCTCGGCCTCGAGGAGCCGCGCGGGATCGTTCCGGCCGGCCTCGATCAGATCCACGTCGAACACGGCGATGTCCGCCAGCCTGCCCGGCGTCAGCGTTCCCTTCACGTCCTCCTCGAACGAGGCCCACGCCGGGTTCCGCGTGTAGGCCTCGATCGCCTCCTCGATCGTCAGCCGCTGCTCCGGGAACCACCCCTCGGCCGGCTCGCCCGCGAGCGTCTGCCGGCTCACCGCCGCGTACAGTCCGTACCGCGGATGGAGGAAGTAGCGGGCCGCGTTCGTCCCGGGACTGTCGCTCCCGAACACGAGCACCGCCCCCGCGTCCTTCAGCGACCGGAACGCGTAGGCACCGCGGGACCGCCCGCCGATCCTCTCCTCCATCCAGCGCATGTCGTCCGAGATGTGGTACGGGTTCACCTCCGCCACGAGGTTGAGCTCGCCGAAACGGTGGAAGTCCGCCTCCTCCACGACCTGCGCGTGGATCATCCGCCACCTGTGGTCCGCTTCGATCATGTCGTGCTCGCTCAACACGGTCTCAAACAGGTCGAGCAGGATCTTCACGGCCTTGTCTCCGATCGCGTGGATGTGGGGCGGGAGTCCCGTGGGCACCGCCTCCTCCATGAGCCGCTGGAGGTTCCCCTTCGGGAACTCGGCGTAGTTCTGGTCGCGGGTCAGGGAGAGGGCGAGGCCGTCGATGCCCTCGGGAAGCATGATCTGACGCACGATCCCGAAGTTGCCGGGCGCATGGTCGTACTGCTCGTAGAACATCGCACTGGAGCCGCCCATGATCCCGTCGACCCACGCCTTGTAGCCGATGAAGCGGAGCCAGTCGTCGCCGAAGCCGCGGGTGATCCCGAGCCCGCCGGTGTGCGTCACGTTGTCGAGCGAGGGACGGATGTTGATGCGGGCGGTGAGTTCGCCGCGGGCGTGCAGTTCCTGGTAGGCGCGGAACTGCTCGGAGGAGGTGATGTCCTGGATCGTCGTGACGCCGCCCTCGCGGGCCTCCTGCAGCACGGCGCGGATCTCGGTGAGACGCTGCTCGAACGACTTGGGCGTGATGGCGGCGCGGACGAGGTCGACGGCGGAGCCCCAGAGGATGCCCGTGACCCGGCCGTCCTCGTCCTTCGCAATCCTCCCGCGCGGGGGGTCCGGTGTGGCGTCGGTGATGCCCGCCATCTCGAGCGCGAGGCTGTTCGCGAGGTACATCGAACGGTCGAAGCGGTTGACGAGGACAGGGTGATTCGGGGTCACGTCGTCGATGAGGTCGCGGTGCGGCGTGAACGGCCCGCCGGCACCCGCATCGCCGGCCTCCGCGGCGCCGTCCTCGCCCTCGCGGCCGGTCGACCCCACCTCCCACTCCTCGTACGCGCCCCAGTCGCCGCGCGTGATCCAGCTGCCGGGCGCCAGGCGTTCGGCCGCGCGCGCGATCTCCTCGCGGAACCCTTCCGGCTCGTGGACCTCGAGCAAGTTGACGCCCACGATGAGCGCACCCGTGCTCTCGACGTGGACGTGGCCATCGTTGAAGCCGGGCGAGACGAAGGCGCCATCCAGGTCGATGACCCGCGTGTCCGGGCCCACCAGCGCCTGCGCCTGTGCGTTCGACCCGACGAGGGCGATGTGCTCGCCACGGACCGCGATCGCCTCCGCGGCGGGCCGAGCCTCGTCGAGCGTGTACACGTCTCCGTTCAGGAGGACGAGATCCGCCGGCTCGCCGGGACCGCTTCCGCCGCACGCCGCCGCGAATACCGTCGCCGCGCCGAAGACCAGGGTCCGGGCGCAGCAGACGCGGCGCACCGGGGGATGGATCGCAGACATTCGCACCTCCGCTTCGCTGGGCCGCGCCTGTCCTCAACGGTCTGGCAGCCCGTGGCTGCCAGTGACGATAGGTCCGATCCCGGCGCCTTTCCACTGCGGCTGTTTCCCATCCCGTTTTCGGCCACGTTCCCGCGGGAACGTCTTGAGCCGCGCCCGCGCGCGGATCGCCGACCCTCTCGGCAGGGGGCGATGTCCCTTGTACCTTCCGTGTCCGGCCTGAAAGGCACCGGCGTGACGCAGTGGTCCCTGAAAGGGAGGCCCGGCTTGTCCGATCGCGAAACGAAGGCCGACGACGGATTGAATCCGGAGGATTTCACCCTCCCGTCGCTCAGGCCGCGCGATCTGCTCGCTCATTTCGGCCCCGGGCTGATCCTCATGATGACGGGGATCGGAACGAGTCACGTCGTGACGGCGCCGACTGCCGGGGGCCGGTTCGCCTACGCCCTCCTCTGGTGCCTGCCCGTCGCCTACATCTTCAAGTACTACGGCTTCGAGATGGCCTTCCGGTTCACCAATGCCACCGGGAAGAGTCTGCTCGAGGCCTATGCCACGGCACGCTGGAAGTGGCCGCTCTGGTACGTGATGGTGACGACGCTCATCCAGTGCGCCATCGGTCAGGCGGGGCGTCTGATCGCCGCGGCGGCCGTCGTCTACTACCTGTTCAGCGAATACCTGGGCCTTCCCATTCCGCTCGAAGCGTACGCGGCCCTGCTCGGCGTGCTCTCCGTGGGCATCATCCTCCGGGGCAGTTACAAGGCCGTGGAGAACACCACGAAGGCGCTTGCGGGCGTCCTCGTCCTCTCATCGGTCGCGGTCTACATCGTCCAGCCGGCGCCGCTCGCCGAAATGGGGAACTTCTTCCTCTTCGAGATCCCCGATGGGTCGTGGCTCGTGATCGCGGGCTTCCTCGGCCTCCTGCCGACCGGCATCGATGTCTCGCTGCAGGCGTCGGAGTGGGGGAAGGCGAAGCGCGCGGGCATGAGCAAGGTCCGGCCCCACCTCGAGGCGACCGGCGTCGCACCCCGCTTCGACCCCTTCACCTCGCCCGCCTCCGACCTCGCGGTCGATACGGCGCGGCTGTCCCCGCACGCGCGGGAGTACTGCCGGCGCTGGTTCCGGATCGGGCT
Above is a genomic segment from Candidatus Palauibacter polyketidifaciens containing:
- a CDS encoding S9 family peptidase produces the protein MYRAARIALASLVLLSFFGLADSAPVSAQNGDGMKTLSLDMYMDWERVSNPQISPDGRHVVYTRGWIDQINDRWESTLYIMNADGTRKRELIDGSGAIWSPDGTRIAFTASGEPEGSQIFVRWMDAEGATTQITRLEHSPGSLRWSPDGTHIAFTMLVEDEESWPIDLPSRPDGAKWTEGPKIVTRMDYRQDRRGYVDQGHSHVFVVPADGGTPRQLTDGMWNHGNPQWSADGTEIYFSSLREEDSEYNWRESEIYAVNVASGAIRQLTTRHGPDGGAYPSPDGSLVAYSGQDWNDDTYRNSHLYVMNPDGSGVRQISGDFDRGMRGSPQLMWAPDGSGVYFNVNREGTRNLHFASVDGGVTQVTSGNHLLSLSSFTDDGKAMGTLTEPHGPGDVVSFDLDDGGNVMQLTNVNDDVLAGVTLGEVEEIWYKSVGDWDIQGWIVKPPDFDPSKKYPLILSIHGGPHGMYNTGFNFGWQEHAANGYVVVYTNPRGSSGYGTDFGNAIKNAYPSQDFDDLMAGVDEVIERGYVDEDNMFVYGCSGGGVLTSWVVGHTDRFRAASANCPVTNWLSFVGTTDGPGWYRNFEHFPWDDPSEHLRRSPLMYVGNVTTPTMLMTGEMDLRTPMPQTEEYYQALKMERVPTAMIRFRNEWHGTSSTPSNFLRTQLFLRTWFEKFGTHDDDTTRAVSDDASS
- a CDS encoding choice-of-anchor B family protein → MNRRILLVAAGLALAGPAVVGAQQFGGALALSGDQVLVGEAGNGTMSGIVWIYGRTASGWAETGRVTVSDEVRVPDGFGRAIATRGNWLWAGAPLEADGAGAVYVFLADGAGGWEQVDRLDAPEGAAAFGSAIALAEGVAIVSSPGADDGRGAVFSYTLDSDGTASAGMALRRRENVATEGFGAALAFDGETLLVGTRDAGDAPPVVFAFERDGAGAWMAEGTLEAASLPERSGYGASLAVRDGFALVGAPRLRESGGAVFAFSRGADGWAMEARLGPLLPEPNAQFGSSLGFDGNDILIGASGSGMGAGTLYAYRRDAAGEWSDASILLRSPLGDRSGFSGAAHVSGDHLVVGATGMDSGAGAAVVYERSAAGTWEEGGTLVNDYRGFPAIAGEEIECSEGHADVFECRDVNITAFMPIKDLGGTRATRVNDIWGWTDPETGREIAIVGRTDGTSFVDVSDPYHPRFLGDLPATEGSRHMIWRDIKVYRDHAYIVADAALEHGVQVFDLRQLRDVGAEPVTFGETFLYDGIHSAHNIVINEETGFAYAVGNSGGGETCGGGLHMIDLSEPAQPVFAGCFAQEGTGRRGTGYVHDAQCVIYRGPDTEHAGKEICLGSNETAFNIADVSDKDAPVGLATIDYPNVAYAHQGWLTDDHRYFYMNDEGDEPQGLVEGTRTLVWDVTDLDDPILVTEYIAETTATDHNLYVVGDLMYQSNYSAGFRVLDISDPENPVEIGFFDTSPYQGGASWSNYPYFESGTIAVTGTGDGLFLLKNMARPRLVP
- a CDS encoding thiol-disulfide oxidoreductase DCC family protein; protein product: MNQAAGTGDRSPRTDDPGPEGPVVLFDGVCNLCAGAVRFIIPRDRRGRFRFAALQSHAARRILASAGAPRPKAGEPPASLMLVANGRTHVRSGAALRIAAGLDGGWPLLAVFLVIPAPLRDLAYRFVARNRYRWFGKETACELPRNEESRRFVDAEE
- a CDS encoding PIN domain nuclease, yielding MPYLIDKSALARMAHPRVHARLTPVIEAGQATTCAIIDLEVLYSTRNGEEHGRARARRTLAYRHVPLTEAIFQRAITVQGLLAGRAQHRVPIADLIIAAVAEASNLTVLHYAADFDTIAAVTGQVTEWVAPRGSL
- a CDS encoding type II toxin-antitoxin system VapB family antitoxin — its product is MRKTSVEIDDGLIEQVRILLGTSSIKETIDSALREVLRREARREEIEALTTMDGLELSNEKVMAGAWRS
- a CDS encoding amidohydrolase, with amino-acid sequence MSAIHPPVRRVCCARTLVFGAATVFAAACGGSGPGEPADLVLLNGDVYTLDEARPAAEAIAVRGEHIALVGSNAQAQALVGPDTRVIDLDGAFVSPGFNDGHVHVESTGALIVGVNLLEVHEPEGFREEIARAAERLAPGSWITRGDWGAYEEWEVGSTGREGEDGAAEAGDAGAGGPFTPHRDLIDDVTPNHPVLVNRFDRSMYLANSLALEMAGITDATPDPPRGRIAKDEDGRVTGILWGSAVDLVRAAITPKSFEQRLTEIRAVLQEAREGGVTTIQDITSSEQFRAYQELHARGELTARINIRPSLDNVTHTGGLGITRGFGDDWLRFIGYKAWVDGIMGGSSAMFYEQYDHAPGNFGIVRQIMLPEGIDGLALSLTRDQNYAEFPKGNLQRLMEEAVPTGLPPHIHAIGDKAVKILLDLFETVLSEHDMIEADHRWRMIHAQVVEEADFHRFGELNLVAEVNPYHISDDMRWMEERIGGRSRGAYAFRSLKDAGAVLVFGSDSPGTNAARYFLHPRYGLYAAVSRQTLAGEPAEGWFPEQRLTIEEAIEAYTRNPAWASFEEDVKGTLTPGRLADIAVFDVDLIEAGRNDPARLLEAEALYTIVGGRVVHERGAP
- a CDS encoding Nramp family divalent metal transporter, with translation MSDRETKADDGLNPEDFTLPSLRPRDLLAHFGPGLILMMTGIGTSHVVTAPTAGGRFAYALLWCLPVAYIFKYYGFEMAFRFTNATGKSLLEAYATARWKWPLWYVMVTTLIQCAIGQAGRLIAAAAVVYYLFSEYLGLPIPLEAYAALLGVLSVGIILRGSYKAVENTTKALAGVLVLSSVAVYIVQPAPLAEMGNFFLFEIPDGSWLVIAGFLGLLPTGIDVSLQASEWGKAKRAGMSKVRPHLEATGVAPRFDPFTSPASDLAVDTARLSPHAREYCRRWFRIGLWDFRTGHIISFVLAAIFVLLAAVWLYPSPIEGRAVMGEIAGIFTLSVGPWMMMIFILGALAATYSTAFNYFDGWPRIVGACCRNLFRTTARLHGISSEDRADPERRRTWNSEYNIYRMTMFYSLIASVLYIAFDPRPVFLVLVASALAFFVAPVIYFFNLYFCLKVIPKEDELFYPSWFARWFGGLSLFIFTGLSVILIFARVFRIPLFGA